In Methanococcoides sp. AM1, a single genomic region encodes these proteins:
- a CDS encoding HIT family protein has product EMPAEEAGELFATVRMIARLVEDAVSAAGSNIGLNNKAAAGQLVPPAHVHIIPRFEGDGGGSMHSIVSVKGAADDLEEMAELLVME; this is encoded by the coding sequence GAAATGCCTGCCGAGGAAGCCGGCGAACTTTTCGCCACCGTAAGGATGATCGCAAGACTGGTAGAAGATGCCGTCTCCGCAGCCGGCTCGAACATCGGCCTGAACAACAAGGCCGCCGCCGGCCAGCTTGTCCCGCCTGCCCACGTCCACATTATCCCCAGATTCGAAGGAGATGGCGGCGGATCCATGCATTCAATTGTATCCGTAAAGGGCGCAGCGGATGATCTGGAGGAAATGGCGGAGCTTTTGGTGATGGAGTGA